The genome window TTCGGAAACCACTAGTCTTATCTGTAAATGAAATGTACTGTCCCCAAATGAACATTTTCAAAAATCTCTGAGGGGAAAATGGTTGCTCACCTATTCAATGAACAGCTTTATGTTATTTGCCTTTCACAGTTTGAATTGAGGCCCACAGACAGTAAGAGCTGAACAGTTGACCAGTTCAAATCAAAAGGGCTTGGAATACATCCAAAGTatgattacttttttctctACCAAGTGGTGTCAAAAGGGCATGCCTTGTCAATCCCTCAAATGTTTGAGAAGCACCAAATTGGGTCAaactaataataaataaatacaaatctccTTGTCCTGGCAGTTTGAATGGGCATACTTTCAAATGTTCACAAAGCTTACATAGAATCTTGGAACATCTGTTTGATCTGTAGCTCTAAACGTTTGGTCATAACAAGATGAAAACACTTAGCAATGGCTTAGTAAAAGGGTGAGAAGACAACTTTGGAGGTGTTGGTGTCTGTGGGTTTTTGCAAGAAGGTTTCCCGTTCTCTGGTCCCCCCCGGAAAGTACGAAGGCTAACAAGTTCATGCAAGCCTGCCTTGTGAAAGCCACAAAGCTTTGTGACAGGTTAACTCCAGAGACAGCTAGCCTATGACAGGCTTCTAGTTGGGCGTGAACATGTGTAATGTGGGATAGTGGAGTTAGAGGGAGAACGTGATACCAAGAGAACTGTATCCCAGCCCGGCTTACTAGGTGAGTTTCCAGCGACAAGCACATTCAAACAGACACATGGATGCACCCACACCAACATTGATAAATACATACTCCGAGGATTGTCATTACTCTATTCTGTGTTGGACTTCAAGGGAGACCTTTGGTGTGTTACATGTTTCCTTGTTGCGTGCTCATTAACCAACACTCTGACCAAAGGCAAGAGAAACATATTTTCACTACGATCGGGTGGAGGTGTTTGACAGACTGTTTTACAGGGCCTTTTACGGAGCAAACACAGTATTCCACACACTAGACCATTGGGAGGTATGTATCTGTTTTTCTTTAACCatcatgttagtgtgtgttcctgcgtcCAATTTCAGTGACATTTCACTTGAAAAACTTGACAGTTAAtgtacttttctctctctccgccctcctctctttcctctcccactctgtatttttgtctgtccatctgttgtCTGGTCCACAGCTCACGCCACATACTGTCCAGTCCAGACATGCCAGCTTCACCAAGCTGGCTTTCATCTCATTCATTCATCAATAGTCCAAGAGTCCAAGAAAGCCAATACTTGTATCTCCATTCTATCTTTAGTTCCCTTTATGGCCCATACCTCTCGTGCTTTATCTCTTCATTATCTGTGTGTCCTTCCCCATATCACtcacccttcccttccctctgcaTATCTCCGGTGCTGGATCATTTATCTTTATAACTCTGGTTTGTTCTGACAGTGTTGCACTAACCTGCAGGATGTGTTTGGGGGTTCATTGTGTCCACAGGCTGTTTCCCTATACCATGGTCCAGAGCATCAGTGAGTGGTTGTGGTGGGAACGCCTGTGGCTCCCAGCTAACCTGAGCTGGTCAGACCTGGAGGACAGAGATGGTAGGGTTTACGCCAAACCCTCGCACCTGCACGCTGCCCTACCCTATGCTTTTGTCCTGCTCATCATCAGATACCTGTTTGAAAGGTGTGTGCTGTTTACTCATGTGTGTTAGTCTTTGTCTCTTCTTAATTTCCTTTAGCCTCATTGCCTGGTGATGTTCCCCATTGGCCGTGTGGTGTTTCAGGTACATAGCCATCCCTCTGGCTGGACTGTTGGGGCTCAGGGATAGGCTACATCTCACAGCAGAACACAACCTCCTCCTTCAACACTACTTCCTCACCCAATCACGAACCCCGACACAGGTACAGGACCCGCCTGCAGCCCTACTCTGACCAAAGAGGTTCTCCTACATGAAAGGGGGACACCGTGGTCATTTTAAAACaacatatttttgtattattgaTCCATTTTGGATTAGTAGTACCTATTTCAGATGTCAACATATTAGTTAGAGCTAGACCTGCTACTATCAGAGAGAACATTATATGAGAATGTATGATacagaccccccctccaccccccaggggAATGTGAGGGCTCTGTGTAAGAAGACTGGGTGGTCCGAGAGGCGTGTCAACATTTggttcaggaggaggaggaaccagGACCGACCAGGCCTCTGCAAGAAGTTCTGTGAAGCCAGGTGAGACACCACTGTGcgcatatgtgtgtttgagcatgGTTTtcttctgtgtgtatctgtatggtTATGGTGTGTTGTGGCTGTCTCTCCCCAGCTGGAGGTTTGTGTTTTACCTGAGTGCGTTTGTAGGAGGACTGTTGTCTTTATATGATGTGAGTATGGCTCCTTGGTTCTGTGCCCAAGCGCACACGtcactttttttgttgttgcatgtgACCACATAATGTAGGCTGTGGCTGTGTcaaggtctctctgtctccctctcctgttcttGTTTTCTAGACCCCACCTCCCAGGGTTTCACCAGACTTTCCCCATGTGCTCTACTGCAGAACTGCCTTCATAGACATGCATGGATTGTTACAGTTACCCCCTTGTATAGTCCTTCAATAATTTTTCTATCACTTCCACTTTTTAActtgtctctgtcttttttttttagaaaCCATGGTTTTATGACCTAAGGGAGGTTTGGGCTGGTTTCCCTAAACAGGTAACTGACAcggacacaaacgcacacacacacacacaaacaagaaatACAATCTGTCAGTCTAAACCTCTATGGCTAACCAGAGAAACATGAAAACTTGTAtgtatttctgtatgtgtgtttgtgtatatgtgtgtatgtgtagtcaATGCTGACATCTCAGTATCGGTATTACATGGTGGAGATTGGTTTCtacttttctcttcttctcagcCTCACATTCGATGTTAAACGTAAGGTAAGTTTGTGTTGGTTGGTATGTCTTTAGATTGAGATATTCAGATTTTTGAGGGGTTCGTGTGTTAAAATCCTGCCTCCCAGGCCCACCCTGAAggcatgtttgagtgtgtgttggtgacccCAATTTggcgtgtatgtatgtatgtgtgtaggacTTCAGAGAGCAGGTCATTCATCATATAGCCACGTTGACTCTGTTGGCATTCTCCTGGAGTTCAAACTATATCCGCGTTGGAACTGTTGTCATGGTGCTGCACGattcctctgattggctgctggaggTCAGTCCCTTGATGCTATTGGCTGGTGTATGTGTCACGCTCAGGTAGTAGGCTGAACCACTGACAGTAATTTTCCAATGTCTGCTTACTTTTCTCCCACTCTCACAGGTAGGTAAGATGTTTAACTATGCCAAGTGGGAGTGGACCTGCAACATTGTGTTTGTGCTGTTCACTACAGTCTTCATGGTGACACGACTCATCATCCTGCCATTCTGGTAAGTATAAACCATGACTCAATCTTAACCCAGCCATGACTTAGCAAGAACCACAccataaaccaactcttcactaATGAGCTTGGACAGGACAATAAGTTTGTGGTCAAATGGCAACTTTAACTGACTACAGTTGCATTCACCAGTCCTGATTTACTCATTGGATGAGGTGTGTTGTTGGTATGGCGGTCAGTTGCATTAGATGAGGTGGCAGATTGGAGTTATGGTGTGGTCCTCTCCTTCGCAACCTCAGTTGAGTTGAACTCCTATTCACGCTTGTGTGTTTTCCTGTCCAAGGGTGATCCACTGCACTTGGGTGTATCCTGTGGAGCTTTACCCCCCATTCTTTGGCTACTACTTCTTCAATgccatgctgctgctgctgcaaatGCTACATCTCTACTGGGCCGCACTGATAGTACACATGTTCTACAAGTTACTCACCAACagcgtatgtttgtgtgtgtgtgtttctatgtgaaGGCGTTTCCATGTGTGACTTCCTTTCTTACTGAGCTTCTTTCACAtcccatctctctgtttctctctcctgcagttTAATGGGGATGACAGAAGTGATCAAGAGGAAGAAGACTCAACAGATACCTCTGAGAAGGACAACCACAAAAGACACACTAATGACCCTGGAGCCAGTCACCAGGCACTAAGATAGAACAGCGAAGCACCACCCATAGATATGGAGAGCCCAAACACTCAGACCTAGCCCAGGGGGGTCAAGCAGGAAACCTGATTTTCAAGCAAAACATGAAGGACAAAGCACAAGAGTTGTTTGGGTTCAGTGAATTCAGGGTGGCAGTGTAGTAGCATGAAGATTGTGAGTTATGAGTATAGTCAAAAATCTTCAATTATAATAAATGAAAATTACAAATAAAACAAGGTTCCGTTGCCTAGTTGGAAAAGAGAAGAAGGTGATGATAATCAGGGCTCTCAGGTCTCACGGCAAATGCATTTCAAGCATTTCTCACACGCTCACAAAAAATTAAAGGTCACAATACATAACCTTGTATTTGTCACGCTAataagtaagggataacttgtcccactAGGCTATAAACAATTAATGGACAAAGGCGCAGGCATATGGGGGAAGGTTTTTTGCCAAGTTGATAACTGTCTCGAGTTCAGAGTTCAATGCCACCTGCCAGCCAATGAGAAACATCAGCAGTACCCAGATTTTTGTACCCAAACGTTGAcagcaggggcgttgttagaccctttttactggggcacatgccccagtttaaatctgctgtgccccagtaaaatcaaaagtttcagttttaacaattttctttattagtcagtacaatcatttagattgataatcccagaaAAAATAAGCTCACTATCCAAATCAATGCTTTTTGAATGTTTGTTGAATTCAGGTGCGCAATTCACCATCACTCACatagttgaaaacaacaaaaatgttactcagagtttattcttCTCTTTTATAGCTTCATTCAACAGAACCATTTCCAACAAGCATCAACATGAGCTCAGTACCATGTGGCGATACAATTAGGTCACAGCGTAACGTCATTACGTCAGAACCGTATTACCTTCAAATAAAACAATAGGTAATTCACCTGTTACCGTTATACAATGAGTAAGAGCGTAATACTTTAACACCCCCACTCgctcttcagaatcagaatgggatttattcgccatgaaagtttgcacagacaaggaatttgctttggcaggaaggtgcatacaataaacatatacctaaaatttttatatgtggactatctatactaagggtacataaactagcagtactaagtgggattagaatagaattaaatatacaataaaataaaatataagttgccgtaaattacaatataaaaatacaaaaatacaaatattactaaaaatacaaatgtacaagataccattattgtaatgcagtgcaaaaagcagtgtgttttaagcaagaagtcattagagtcagtgtggtcccttggccttgttgaagaggccaacagcggaagggaagaaacagtttttgtggcgtgaggtattggtcctgatggaccgcagccttctgccggaggggagtgactgaaacagggagtgtccagggtgggaggagtcggccacaatcttcctcactcgcctcagggtcctcgaggtgtgcaggtcctcaagggtaggcagattgcagccaatcaccttctcagcagtgcggatgatacgctgcagtctgctcttgtccttggcagtggcagcagcgtaccagacggtgatggaggaggtgaggatggactcaatgatggctgagtagaagtgcaccatcattgtctttggcaggttgaacgtcttcagctgccgaaggaagtacatcctctgttgtgctttcttgatgagggagctgatgttcagttcccacttgacgtcctgggagaggatagtgcccaggaagcggaaggactccacagtgttgactggggagtcacacagggtgatgggggtgagtggggctgtgttcctcctgaagtccacaaccatctccactgtcttaagagcattgagctctaagttgttctggctgcaccaagtcaccaggttggccgcttcccacctataatcagactcgtctccaccagagatgagcccaataagggtggtgtcgtccgcaaacttcaggagtttgacggacggatgactggaggtgcaactgttggtgtacagggagaagagcagaggagaaaggacgcagccctgaggtgatccggtgctgatggaccgggagtcagagacttgtgttcccagcttaacgcactgcttcctgtcagacaggaagtctgtgatccacctgcaggtggaatcaggcacgttcagctgggagagcttgtcctgaagcagggcggggatgatggtattgaaggcagagctgaactccacaaacaggatcctggcataggatgctggggagtccaggtgctgtagggtgaaatggagggccatgttaactgcatcgtccacagacctgttggctctgtaggcaaactgcagggggtccagtagagggtcagtgatggatttaaggtgtgccagcaccaggcgctcgaaagacttcattaccacagaggtcagggcgacgggtctgtagtcattatgtcctgttggccttggctttttgggcacagggatgatggtggaggacttgagacaggctggcacatggcatgtctcaagggaggtgttaaagatgtaggtaaacaccggagacagctggtcagcgcagtgcttgagggtggctggagagacagagtccggcccagctgctttgcggggattctgcctcttgaaaagtctgttaacttcaccctcctgaatggagagagttgtcactgtagagggggggaggtgggaggcctcctgggtgggaaggggtagttcaagactgtccaattgtctttcaaatctgcagtagaactcattcaggtcgttggccaggcgggagtcgttagtggagtggggggctctgggcttgtagttggtaatttgcctgagccctctccagacagaagcagagtcgtttgcagagaattggtgttttagcctctctgagtacagtcgtttagcctccctcaccgccttgctaaacctgttcttcgactccttgaaactgtctttgtccccactcctaaacgcggcctctttctctgacctcaaccttctgagtttagctgtaaaccagggtttgtcgttgttgtagcttaccctggtgcgtgttggtatacagcagtcctcacagaagctgatgtatgatgtcacagcctctgtgagctcatccagactattggtagcagtcgtgaacatgtcccagtcagtgcagtccaagcacgcccgcagatcctccatagcttcactggtccactatTTTGATGTCCTCACGTCAAATACGGATGTGTCACTCTGATGCTGGATGCCATGTTCATCAAAAAACACGTTCAACATGATCCTCAGACACAAACAATGTTTGGATTATGTGGACATGGGGGATCGCTTGAATGAGACTGACATAGCTCCCGAGGTTCTTGTGTTTATGGTGGTTGGGCTTCAAGGTTATTGGAAAGCTCCAATCGCATATTATTTGACCAAGTCCCTCACACCAGAATCACAGAAAGTGTTGGTAGAAGATGCATTAGAAGAGCTGCATCATCGTCAGATAAGGGTGGTGTGCATGACTATGGATGGTCATGCATCAAATGTCAGTATGTGCTCCCAACTTGGGTGCGATCTAAAAGCAGACCCCTGTGAGCCCTTGAAGACCCATTTCCCACATCCAGTAACCCATGACAATGTTTTTGTTATGATGGACGCTTGCCACATGCTGAAGCTGACACGCAATGTTGCAGGTACATGCTCATTATTGCCTATCTGCTCTGGTTGACtgtttttatacattttgaTTGTATTTACATAATTGTGCAGATTATGGTGCTGTACAGTTGACGTGTgcagtgaaaaaaaaaatctgattctGCAGGCATACAGCCCAATTAGAAGCATAACTGGCAGTATCAATTGGAAGTACATAGTTCAGCTGAACAATGTCCAAAAGAAAAGTGGACTACATGCTGCCAACCGAGTCACAGATAAGCATGTGAACTTTGCTAATCAGAAGATGATGGTATAGTTGCATGATGATTTATGTATAGAGGGCCGCAATAGAAATGGGCTCTAAggctttattattttttatacttTTTGATGATTTTTGTATCTTGTAGCGCTCTTCATGTGCTCTTCATTTCTCCTAATAAACTCAATCAAGGTCTCCCTGGCTGCTCAGACTTTGAGTGACTCTGTGGCAGTGGCGCTCCGCACTTTGCAGGACATGGGCTATGCAGAGTTCAAAGATTGTGAGGCTACTTCAGAATTAATTAAGGTAATGCAGCTAGGGTTTTGCATCATTGACCAAAAACATTTCCCAACATTCTACTGTTCGTACCAACATTTGAGTGATTAATTGCTTTAACACCTTTAACCCTTTAACACCCACCCTCCCGTTGAAGTTGATCTGTTGGTCAGCTACCCCAAAACGAGGTTTACAGGTTTAAAGCAATGCAGCAATTTAATTTTAAAAAGCATAGCCACAGAGGAAAtggagaggaaatggagagaaatCAAACTATGCCTCATACTTGGGTGTTTACTATCTGATACCTGTTGACACTAAGTTAAAGTGATATTTTTCAGTGCTTTCAGTTCatttagatatttttttttatagataaCAGACAGGCTGTTTGACATCTTGAACAGTCGCAATCCCAGAGCCAAAGGGTTCAAAGCCCACTTTGGTTCTAGGAATTGGACAAGCTGTTACGGCCACGACCTGGTCCCTGTCCCTTTTACACCCCCTGCTGGTTCTCCTGTATCATCCTGCCTAGACCCTACACACTTGCCGCCCATTACCTCATCATCCTGCATACTTCAACCCGGATTTCCAACCACTCCTCGTCAGATCGTTGTCACAGCTACTGTGGTAGTATGCGCTTTTGACCCTCAAGCATTGCTTGATTCACTTGCCTTCTGTAAACCTGTTTTCTTTGTGCCCAGGATCATCATCCGTGAACCCAGTCCCTGCCAGCCGACCCGCTGATTCACCAAACAAGACCACAACTCAGGACTACACCCAATTAATCACCTAATTGTATTTGTGCTGTGTTTGGATCCACTCTGTACCACACCGTAACACAAGCACCAAGGAGTTCTTGATAAAAGCCAGGGGGTACTTGCTCACTTTGAAGATGGAGGATGGCAAACCCCTTTACCGAACAAAGAGGTCTTTTAAAATAGTGACTATTCAATTAGTGATGCACTGACACCATTTGTAGTCGCCAATACCCAGTACAAATTCTTAATTATAATTAAATTATCAGAATGAGACTGCTGATTTAGAAAATAAGGGTATATTTTATTCTTCGTTAGATGTATACAAGTAGTCAATTTACAAATCATTAAATTATCTAAGGTATAACTCTACCGGTTTCAGTGCATCCCTTAAGTCCATGATACAAGTTCAACAGATGCTCTGTTCTCTTGTTTATATAGTATCTTCTTCATCGAGTTCAGATGCTCTATCCTCCTGTCTGCATCGAGTTCATAAGATGCTCTGTCCTGTAAGTTTGCATCCCTGCTTTCTTGTGTCCTGTTTTGGCAGAATCATCATAGTGATGCAATATTTGCTTTTGAAGGTTCCTCTCTGTCCTGGGCTACATCATAAACATTGACACGTTGATGTCGATGGTTCCTGTGCTGATTGAAggacagaatcagaatcagaaagggatttattcgccatgaaagtttgcacagacaaggaatttgctttggcaggaaggtgcatacaataaacatatacctaaaatttaaatatgtggactaactatactaagggtacatagactagcagtactaagtggaataaatataagttgccgtaaattacaatataaaaatataaatattacaaaaaatacaaatgtacaaatgtacaagataccatgttgtggtgcagtgcaaaagcagagtgttttaagcaataagtcatttgagtcagtgtggtcccttggccttgttgaagaggccaacagcagaggggaagaaacagtttttgtggcgtgaggtattggtcctgatagaccgcagccttctgccggaggggagtgactgaaacagggagtgtccagggtgggaggagtcggccacaatcttcctcgctcgcctcagggtcctcgaggtgtgcaggtcctcgagggtaggcagattgcagccaatcaccttctcagcagtacggatgatacgctgcagtctgctcttgtccttggcagtggcagcagcgtaccagacggtgatggaggaggtgaggatggactcaatgatggctgagtagaagtgcaccatcattgtctttggcaggttgaacttcttcagctgccgaaggaagtacatcctctgttgtgctttcttgatgagggagctgatgttcagttcccacttgaggtcctgggagaggatagtgcccaggaagcggaaggactccacagatATGTACGGTGGCCCTAAAGTgcaaaacacaacggcaaatagaaaaacacaacggcaaataggaaaacacaacggcaaataggaaaacacaacgacATTAACTTCTGACGGAAAAGGTAGGGTCTATCTAGCAGAAGACGGaccctcctgattggacagacggACTCTGTTAGTTTCTGTGGCGTAGTAAATAAAAAACGAATATTGCGGTCACGTTCAAAACTAAACCAATTGGCACTACCTTTATGTTCATAATATAACGTTAGGCTACTTTTAATCCAAAGCATGACTGATGAAAAAGAtgtctgaaaatgtgtgtg of Osmerus mordax isolate fOsmMor3 chromosome 4, fOsmMor3.pri, whole genome shotgun sequence contains these proteins:
- the cers3b gene encoding ceramide synthase 2 isoform X1; amino-acid sequence: MCLGVHCVHRLFPYTMVQSISEWLWWERLWLPANLSWSDLEDRDGRVYAKPSHLHAALPYAFVLLIIRYLFERYIAIPLAGLLGLRDRLHLTAEHNLLLQHYFLTQSRTPTQGNVRALCKKTGWSERRVNIWFRRRRNQDRPGLCKKFCEASWRFVFYLSAFVGGLLSLYDKPWFYDLREVWAGFPKQSMLTSQYRYYMVEIGFYFSLLLSLTFDVKRKDFREQVIHHIATLTLLAFSWSSNYIRVGTVVMVLHDSSDWLLEVGKMFNYAKWEWTCNIVFVLFTTVFMVTRLIILPFWVIHCTWVYPVELYPPFFGYYFFNAMLLLLQMLHLYWAALIVHMFYKLLTNSFNGDDRSDQEEEDSTDTSEKDNHKRHTNDPGASHQALR
- the cers3b gene encoding ceramide synthase 2 isoform X2; translated protein: MVQSISEWLWWERLWLPANLSWSDLEDRDGRVYAKPSHLHAALPYAFVLLIIRYLFERYIAIPLAGLLGLRDRLHLTAEHNLLLQHYFLTQSRTPTQGNVRALCKKTGWSERRVNIWFRRRRNQDRPGLCKKFCEASWRFVFYLSAFVGGLLSLYDKPWFYDLREVWAGFPKQSMLTSQYRYYMVEIGFYFSLLLSLTFDVKRKDFREQVIHHIATLTLLAFSWSSNYIRVGTVVMVLHDSSDWLLEVGKMFNYAKWEWTCNIVFVLFTTVFMVTRLIILPFWVIHCTWVYPVELYPPFFGYYFFNAMLLLLQMLHLYWAALIVHMFYKLLTNSFNGDDRSDQEEEDSTDTSEKDNHKRHTNDPGASHQALR
- the cers3b gene encoding ceramide synthase 2 isoform X3, with the translated sequence MCLGVHCVHRLFPYTMVQSISEWLWWERLWLPANLSWSDLEDRDGRVYAKPSHLHAALPYAFVLLIIRYLFERYIAIPLAGLLGLRDRLHLTAEHNLLLQHYFLTQSRTPTQGNVRALCKKTGWSERRVNIWFRRRRNQDRPGLCKKFCEASWRFVFYLSAFVGGLLSLYDKPWFYDLREVWAGFPKQSMLTSQYRYYMVEIGFYFSLLLSLTFDVKRKDFREQVIHHIATLTLLAFSWSSNYIRVGTVVMVLHDSSDWLLEVGKMFNYAKWEWTCNIVFVLFTTVFMVTRLIILPFCLMGMTEVIKRKKTQQIPLRRTTTKDTLMTLEPVTRH